The Alistipes megaguti sequence CCAGCGAATCGTAGTTGAGATGCTCCATGATGTCGATCTCACCGCCATGCGGCCACGGCGTCCGGTCGAAAGCTCCCAACCATATCGCCGGCCAGGCTCCGCGTGCACTCTGCAACCGGGCACGGACCTCAATCCGGCCGGGACGCAGGGCCTTCTTGTCCCGACCCCTGATCCCTCCTGTCAGATATGCGGCCGTATCGGCCCGGCGGTCGTCATTCACGATGCCGCGGAGGATCAGCCGTCCGTCACGCAAGTCATAGCACCGTTCATCGTTGCTCATATACTTGAATGCCGAGGTTCGAGCACGTCGGATCTTGCTCCACACCGAACTGTCGAGTTGAGAGCCCTCGAAATCATCCATCCAGACCAATTTCCAACCCGGTTCCGCCATTGTGCCATGCATGAACGGCCCGAACAGAAGCAGCCCTGTGGTGAATAAAAATACGGATAGTTTCCCTGCTTTCATACGATCAATCATAATACCGTGATTTTGAACTCTTTCACCAACTTGGAATCTCCGGCGTAATTTGTGTTGATTCCAACAAATGTTACCACATAGGTTCCTGGCTTCTCCCAGGTATATTCATAGGAGGTCATGTAGTTCTGCATGTCCTTGATCACCAACGGTTGATCGTTCTGTACGGCCGTCAGCGGCATGGGATCGGAAATCAACCACCCGTCGATGTCGAAATCAAGCTCCGTGTTGCTGACGCCCTGCAAAATGAGATCGGCGCCGCTCTTGTTGAAATTGAAATATCCGTTGCCCTTGTTGATCACGTACGGATCGGCATCGTAATAGGAGTTCATCATGACGGGTGTCCATTCGATATTGCGGATGTTGACGGAATTCGCCCCCTGCCCGAAATCGGTGATGAGATCCGCATTGATCCAGTAGGTGCGTTGAGATATGGCCTCTTCCGTTTCCGGATTGGTGCGGGTCGGGTGCCAGTGGAGAGCGATGGAACACTTGTCTACGTACTCTTTCAAATCGAATTCATGTGTATACCATACTCGCTGGGTCCCATCCTGATAATCACACTTCACCCAACCCTCCATGCCGTTTTCCACCATCTCCCGGATCCGGTTCCGATCCGCTTCGGCATCCAGGCCGCTCAAACCCTCGAAGGTGTCGGAAAGATAAATGTCCAGGGCGTCATAACCGTACATACACTGAATATCCATGACGAACTGTGCGGCCCGGATATCCGAAGGTGCAACTACATAGCGATTGTAATACTTATATTCATGTCCCACCTCGCCGGAGTAAAAAAGCAGGTTGTCGACATTTCCCGAAATATCGAACCGGACAGGCTCTCCGGCCCGATAAGTGTTCGTTTCGTTCAATCGGACATTATAGTCCGCTTTCACATAATCCTGATTTTCGCAGGACATCGAGACAAGCGCGGCGAACAATGCCGAGACAAAAACATATTTTTTCATGATTTGCTTCATTTACAGTTTACCAAAGCGGGTGCTGTTTCAGATTGGGGTTGACGCCGAGTTCGATCGACGGAATCGGCAGAACGATATGACGCTCCTGAATCGAGGCCAAACGGGCTGCATACGCCGCCGTATTTCCGGATGCCGACCAGCGCAGGTCCAGGGCCCACTCCGCGTATTTACGCATTTGCTCGACCAGAATACCCCAGCGCACGAGGTCATATTTGCGAATTGCCTCGAAACAGAGTTCCCGGGCCCGTTCGTTACGGACCAGCGACTGAAAGGCCTCATATGAGGTGTATTCCGAGAAGGGTCGGGTCTTGATCTTCGCACGATCGCGCACCTGCTTCACATAATTATAGATCTCTTCCGTGGGCGCCTTGTAATACTCGTTATAGGCCTCGGCGTACATCAACAGAACATCCGCATAACGCAGAATCGGGAAGTTAATCTGCGTATAGAGGCTCGGCGAGGAACGAACCCCTTCGTAGATGGTCTCGCGCCGGAATTTTCCGCAATTGCGCATTCCGCCGCCCACCGTAGGATCATCCGTCGTGGAGACACCGCTGTACACATACGGAGTCTTGTCGATTCCGGCCGTACAGGTCGTCTTTCCCTCTTCCGAGCCTCCATAGGGGCCGACACGCGTTGATCCGGCATAATTGTAAGGCGGAATATTCCAATTCTGCCGGGCATCCGTAATCCGAGGCAACGCATTCTCATCATCCGTACGATCCGTCTGCCAATAGAGATCCCACAGGTAGAGCGACGCATTGAAGAACGCATAGGCAAAGTTGCAATTCCCCTTGTCGTAGTTTCCGCTCGGCGAGCTCTGCAACCCGTTCAACTCCCCGATCCGACCGTTCGTCCAGTGGTTGGCATCCTCGCGGTTTCCTTTGAATTCCACCTCCCACATCGACTCCCGGTATTCGGTATCGTACTGATCCGAAATCATTTTGATAAAGATGTCCGAGTAATCGGGATTCAATTGATGAAGATGACTGTCAATAACCTTTTTGCTGTAATCCATCGCCAGCCTGTAATATTCGTCCGCCGAGTCTGTACCCCGGTCTACCGTAGCTCCGGCCGTGAACAGACAAACTCGCGCCAGAATACCCTGTGCCGTTGTGCGTGTCACACGCGACGGCGCGATACTCAGATCCTCGGAGAGTTCATTCAGACAGGCGTCCATTTCGTAGATCACCCATTTGAGCACGTCATACTGCGGAGTCTGGGCAATCTGAAGCTGTTGGGCGTTGGTGTTCTCAAAATCCAGCAACGGAACATCGCCCCAGCATTGTGCCAGTAAGAAATGGTAGTAGGCCCGCATGAAACGAGCTTCCTGATAGTAGCTTTGGGCCACTTCCAGATCTGAATCCTGCATGGCATTCATGAAGGCATTGGCGTTCTTGATCCCTTTATAGATCGCCACCCAGAGGTTGTAAATTTCCACCGATCCAGCACTATGCTCCAGGATCTGAATCTGGTAGGTTGGCGCCGCCGTCCGGCAATACGAAAGATCATCATTCAGCGAGCAGATAATGGAGTAGTTGCTTCCATAGAAATCTTCGTTGTTCATCACGCCGTACACACCCGCCAAACCGTACAAAGCCTCCTGTTCGGTATTATAGTAGGTATCCTTCATGATCACGGTGGGCTCCACGTCCAGCAGGCTGCAAGATGCCATAGCCATCGACGATATGGCCAGCCAGGCCAATTTTCCTATTCTCTTCATGGTTTGTTTCAATTAAAAAGTGAATGAAATACCGCCCGTCACGCTGAAAGCCCGCGGATAGGCCGACCAGTCAAATCCGGGCGTCAGGACGGATTTGCGGGTGGAGACTTCGGGGTCCACACCGGAATAGTTCGTCCAGGTGTATACATTTTCCAAGGAAACATACACACGCATCGTGTCGAAATATAGCTTTCGCAAAAGGCGATTGGGCAATGTATATCCCAACGTGATGTTCTTCAACCGCAGATAGGAGCCATCCTCGATTACCCGTTGTGAATAGACATTCATCCCTTTGGCCCGGATCCTGGGAATGTCACTGTCCGGATTCTTCACCGTATCGTAGTGGTTTGAATAACTCGTATACTGGTTGAGTTCGCTTTTCCATCCTGCCTCGAAAACATACCGGTTGGCATTCAGCACATCATTCCCGTAACACCACTGGAAGAAAATATTGAGATCGAACCCGTAGAAATTGAACGTATTCGTAAAACCGCCCGTATGGATGGGCTGTCCCCGGCCGATCACGGTACGGTCATTGTCGTCGATAACGCCGTCACCGTTGATATCCTTATATTTGGGGTCTCCCGGACGGATATTCTCCTTGCCGATATTCGACAGGTAGGGTATGCCCGTTTTGAGAGACATTCCGTTGTTGAAATCCTCCTCCTTGTAGGTGCCTTCGTAAAGATAGCCGTACATGAGACCGGTAGACTTTCCGACCTGGGAGATGTAGGGATACTGGCTGTTGTAGTCCATGTTCCACGAGAGGCGCGAGAAGAGCGAATATTGATTTTCGTTCAGGGCGAGGATCGTGTTCCGGTTGAAGGCGATATTGAAATTCATGTTCCATTCGAAATGGCGGGTCCGGACAGGAACGGCATCGAGCGTGATTTCCAGACCCTT is a genomic window containing:
- a CDS encoding DUF5017 domain-containing protein codes for the protein MKKYVFVSALFAALVSMSCENQDYVKADYNVRLNETNTYRAGEPVRFDISGNVDNLLFYSGEVGHEYKYYNRYVVAPSDIRAAQFVMDIQCMYGYDALDIYLSDTFEGLSGLDAEADRNRIREMVENGMEGWVKCDYQDGTQRVWYTHEFDLKEYVDKCSIALHWHPTRTNPETEEAISQRTYWINADLITDFGQGANSVNIRNIEWTPVMMNSYYDADPYVINKGNGYFNFNKSGADLILQGVSNTELDFDIDGWLISDPMPLTAVQNDQPLVIKDMQNYMTSYEYTWEKPGTYVVTFVGINTNYAGDSKLVKEFKITVL
- a CDS encoding glycoside hydrolase family 16 protein, translating into MHGTMAEPGWKLVWMDDFEGSQLDSSVWSKIRRARTSAFKYMSNDERCYDLRDGRLILRGIVNDDRRADTAAYLTGGIRGRDKKALRPGRIEVRARLQSARGAWPAIWLGAFDRTPWPHGGEIDIMEHLNYDSLVYQTAHSHYTVNLGFKKTPKQYAKARIRVDDFNVYGVDIWPDSLVFHVNGVRTFAYPKIETPHEGQFPFYRDQYLIIDMQLGGKWVGAIDPSDLPVEMEIDWVRHYVWE
- a CDS encoding RagB/SusD family nutrient uptake outer membrane protein → MKRIGKLAWLAISSMAMASCSLLDVEPTVIMKDTYYNTEQEALYGLAGVYGVMNNEDFYGSNYSIICSLNDDLSYCRTAAPTYQIQILEHSAGSVEIYNLWVAIYKGIKNANAFMNAMQDSDLEVAQSYYQEARFMRAYYHFLLAQCWGDVPLLDFENTNAQQLQIAQTPQYDVLKWVIYEMDACLNELSEDLSIAPSRVTRTTAQGILARVCLFTAGATVDRGTDSADEYYRLAMDYSKKVIDSHLHQLNPDYSDIFIKMISDQYDTEYRESMWEVEFKGNREDANHWTNGRIGELNGLQSSPSGNYDKGNCNFAYAFFNASLYLWDLYWQTDRTDDENALPRITDARQNWNIPPYNYAGSTRVGPYGGSEEGKTTCTAGIDKTPYVYSGVSTTDDPTVGGGMRNCGKFRRETIYEGVRSSPSLYTQINFPILRYADVLLMYAEAYNEYYKAPTEEIYNYVKQVRDRAKIKTRPFSEYTSYEAFQSLVRNERARELCFEAIRKYDLVRWGILVEQMRKYAEWALDLRWSASGNTAAYAARLASIQERHIVLPIPSIELGVNPNLKQHPLW